In the Pedobacter cryoconitis genome, TCATAATAACCGCTTGGGGTACCTGGATCTTTCTGATCCAGTTTAGGTCCCCAGATCCATCCACCACCTTCTGTACCTCCGCCAGATCCATCAACATAAGCATATTTTCCATTATTTCCACCGCCATATTGGGTCTGTACTTTTGGTACTACGGTATATCCGGTTTGGAACATGGTAGAAGAGTTAATCTCCACGCTTGTCTTTCCTTTTTTACCTCTTTTAGTGGTATACATAATCGCACCATTGACCCCAATTGAGCCATAGAGTGCCCCCGCAGCTGTACCTTTTAATACAGTGATACTTTCGATATCATCTGCATTAATTTTATAAGGATCAGCAGTGGGATCCGGAATACCATCGATAACAATTAATGGTGTCTGGCCCCTTAGTGAAATGGCGGGTTTTTGAAAAAGGTCGGTTGTATTGGAAATATTTAATCCTGCTACCTTTCCTGCTAATGCACCTATAGCTGTAGGGCTTTTGACCTTTTCCAGGGTTTCACCTTTGACTTCCTGTACAGCATAACCGATAGCTTTCTTTTCTTTCTTGATACCTAATGCAGTGACAACAACCTCTTTCAGATTACCATTATCGAACTTTAGAATTACGTTTAGCTGTGTTTGACCGCGAAGGCTTATTTCTTGCGGTATATATCCAATATAAGAAAATACCAGTATCGCATCAGGATTGATACCAGATAGCGTATAAATACCGTTTGCATTGGTTGCCGATCTTAGCGTTGTACCCTTTATCAGGATATTTACTGCCGGTATTGGTGTTTTGGTTTCTTCATCCAAAACCTGACCCTTTACTGTGATGTTCTGTGCAAAGCTATTCATTGCAGTAAACAAAAGAAACGACAGCAATAAATGAATTTTAATTCTGCTGAAGCTTATAAAAAGTATTTTTTTTCTCATACTGTCCAAGTTTAATTTGCTATAATTTTCATTTTCAAAATGACTATAATTTTCAGCTAAGGTCTCCGTTCAATGTTAGGAAAACAATAACAGCTTATTATTAAATTAACTAAACGTTCGTTTAATCTATTTTCAAAAAACTGTTTTTTAAAGAAGTATATTCATTTCTTTTTATAACTCTTTTTTTAGTAGTTTGCCCATCGAAAATAATTTTACATGGGCAGAAAAAGCATTAAAGAAGTAAGACAATTAGAAATTATAAAAGCTTTTTACAAGCTGGCTAAGAAAGAAGGTTACGAAAACAGTTCGATTGCGAAAATTGCCAATGAAATGGGTGTAAATCCGACCCTGATTATCCACTATTTTAAAACAAAAGAAAGTCTTACCTATGCGTTGTTAGATTATATATTAGACAGGTATCTGTTAATATATAGTATTAAGGAAAAAGGAATGCTTTCCGATCTTCACAAAATCATAGAAGCTCTTTTTTCTAAAAAATGGAACCTGCTATTTGATGATGGATTATTCTATGCATTTTATGCGCTGGCATTCAGGAATAAGAAGATTAAGGCAAAATATAAAATCATCCTGGATTCACTTCGTAAAACGCTGACTTCAATTATTGAACGCTGTAATGAGCAGGGTTTAATCAACGTAGCTGATCCAAAAGTTGCTGCGGACATGATTTTTGTATTGGTTGACGGTTCTTATTTTTACCTTTCATTGGAAGATGATAAAACTATCTATTCAGAAAAGCTAAGTTTTTATAAAAATAAGTCTTATGAGATTCTGGGCATAAAACCTTAATCCTTTTTAATTGACTTTTGAGTTTTCAAATGCCGTCCTAATGCATAGATTGCAATAAACATCCACAGTATATTAGCAGCAGCATTTGGAATATCCTGGCTATCTACTGCCGATGCAACTAAAAAAAGCCCCCCGAAAACATTTAGTAATTGAAAACTGATGGATTCAGCTTGAACAACTTTTGCACTTAAGAGTAAATAACCTAATGTACATAAGGCCATCCCTAACCAACCAATACTTGTTAATATAATATGCAACATCATAGTTTCTTTGGCCATAAAGTTGCTTATTTAAATTAGAATTCAGATTGACTAAATTATCTAAATTTAAACAGGTTTAACTTGCCATTCATAAAAATGAATATCTCCTCAAATCCCATTAAAACTGAGTCACCACTTCACCGCTTATGGTTAAGAGGCATTGTTATCTTCTATTCTTTATTATTCGTCTGCGGATTAATTTCATCGGGCTATTTTTTGGGAGGTATCGTAGAATTAAAGCCTATTCCGATGCTTGGTTTATTAAAGTATATTTTATTATGTATCCTTTTCCTGGTGCTTTTGATTAATGCCTTAAGGGCTATCACATTGAATCCGTCACACCTGGCCAGGCTATCAAGTAGTACTGGAAATTTTAAATGGCTATTCACGCTGGCTGTTGTACTTTGTATTGCTGGAAAGGCAGGTTTATTTGATTTGAGCAGAGCACATCCTGTTGAAATCTCTTATATCCAGATTGGCGTATTAACTGTGATTGCCATTTTCTGCTATTGGAGCGACGGATTGCTAAAGGGAGAGGACGCTACAAGGGAAGAAATTGAGGAAGAGGACTTGCCCGAAGAGCTTTAAAATGCAAATTTCAAAAATATCCTGTAAAAGCATAAATTCTAAAATAGCCTTCAAAAACATAATCCCTAAATAGCCTGTAAAAGCAAAAGCCGTTTCTAAACAAATAGAAACGGCTTTTTCATATATATCGGGTTGACTACAATTGCTTATCCAATTTACCAGCTAATACTGATTTTGGAACTGCACCAACTTGTTTATCAACTACTTCACCATTTTTGAAGAATAACAACGCAGGGATGTTACGGATACCGAACTGAGTAGAAATCTGTGGGTTATTATCCACGTTCACCTTACCCACTACTGCTTTTCCTTCGTATTCTTTTGAGATTTCATCTACTACTGGACCTACCATGCGACATGGACCACACCATTCTGCCCAAAAGTCTACTAAAACGGGTTTATCTGATTTCAACACAACTTCCTCGAAGTTAGCGTCTGTGATTTCTATAGCCATATTTCTTATTTTTATTTATACAAAGATATAATCAATTGTAATGCCACCATATTTTCTAATGCCAAAATGACATTAGTTCAACTTATAACTCACCACATTCAGCGCTTTCAGCTGTTCCAAAAATGCATTATCAGGGTTGATTTTCAACGACTTAGAAGGAAGATCAAGCGAAACATTTTGTTCCCGGTCGTACACAACAAAATTCAATTGACAATTTTGTTGTTCTGTATTTTCCTTATTTTCTTCAATCATCGCCAGAATCTGAGTAATAATCTGATCATTAATTCCCTGAATTGGAATCTGTATGGTGATACATTTAGCCAGTTTATCTCTTAAATCTGATAAAAGGGCTATAGAAGTGATTTTAAACTCCCAGTCACCTTCTTTACGGAAGCGTTCTCCCACACGGCCACGGATTTGCAGGAAATAACCATCGGTCATAAATTGCTTGAATTTCACGAAGTCTTCTCCAAATAAAGCAAGTTCGCAACTGTCGTTATAATCTTCAAACACAATAGTACCAAAAGGTTTACCGGTTTTAGTCATCCGTTGTGCGGAGATTACAACCAGTCCGCCGACTACCAGTTCCCTGTTTTTGAGTTGCTCAAACTCTGCCAATACGTCTTCATTTGTATCTCCCATCCGTATTTTATTGACAACAGACAGGTGACGGACGTTGTGCTGGCAGAATTCTTTCAGCTCTAATTTATAGTTATCAAGCGGGTGCCCGCTCAGGAAAATCCCGATTGCATCCTTCTCGTATTTCAGCCGGTCTATTAAAGTCCATTCTGGAGCAACAGGTAAGGTAGGTTCATTGATCATATCTGCAACCGTACCGCCAAACAGCGAAGATTGTGCAGATGATTCACTGTTCTGGAAATCATTGGAATACTTGATCAGCTTTTCAATACCGTTGAGCTTATCGTTAATCCCTACAAAGAAGAATTGTGCACGGTGGAAACCGAAGCTATCAAAAGCTCCACTATAAACGAAACTCTCATAGGCTTTCTTATTCACTGTACGGGTATTGGAGCGTCTGGCAAAGTCATAAATACTATTGTAGAATCCACCATTCGTGCGTTCTTCAATGATACTTTCTACGGCTTTCTCCCCTACTCCTTTAATTCCGGAAAGACCAAAACGTACTTCTCCCTGGGGGTTTACAGAGAACTTCAAAATGGATTCATTCACATCCGGGCCAAGTACTCTTACGCCCATTTGTTTACATTCTTCCATGAAAAAGGCTACCTGCTTAATATCACTCATATTATTCGTCAGTACCGCAGCCATATATTCTGCCGGGTAATGTGCTTTCAAATAAGCAGTCTGGTAAGCAATCCAGGCGTAACAGGTAGAGTGAGATTTGTTGAAGGCGTAAGACGCGAATGCTTCCCAGTCTTTCCATATTTTCTCCAGTGTAGCCGGTGCATGTCCTTTTTCTGCTGCCTGGGCGACAAATTTAGGTTTCATCTTATCGAGCACATCTTTCTGTTTTTTACCCATTGCCTTCCGCAGTACATCGGCTTCACCTTTAGTAAAACCAGCAAGTTTCTGTGAC is a window encoding:
- a CDS encoding TetR family transcriptional regulator, which translates into the protein MGRKSIKEVRQLEIIKAFYKLAKKEGYENSSIAKIANEMGVNPTLIIHYFKTKESLTYALLDYILDRYLLIYSIKEKGMLSDLHKIIEALFSKKWNLLFDDGLFYAFYALAFRNKKIKAKYKIILDSLRKTLTSIIERCNEQGLINVADPKVAADMIFVLVDGSYFYLSLEDDKTIYSEKLSFYKNKSYEILGIKP
- a CDS encoding CBU_0592 family membrane protein, which produces MAKETMMLHIILTSIGWLGMALCTLGYLLLSAKVVQAESISFQLLNVFGGLFLVASAVDSQDIPNAAANILWMFIAIYALGRHLKTQKSIKKD
- the trxA gene encoding thioredoxin, with amino-acid sequence MAIEITDANFEEVVLKSDKPVLVDFWAEWCGPCRMVGPVVDEISKEYEGKAVVGKVNVDNNPQISTQFGIRNIPALLFFKNGEVVDKQVGAVPKSVLAGKLDKQL